The following are encoded together in the Falsiruegeria litorea R37 genome:
- a CDS encoding DUF3305 domain-containing protein encodes MAQAAIHIEMPLGVVVRKSPGVTRWAKWTWKAVAVLPGAGPADWAEVRREGAVVDYHAATLPLVLWAAEAEAYVANLADSLPSIYLVLREERDGDPPLEAVLVTASPFEGQDYADTGEDIVEKIPMTPGLIAWVRDFTQEHFQPEHFVKRRRDKSRVDLTEDGKGDPRIRQTSDVYRAPRRVLQ; translated from the coding sequence GTGGCGCAGGCCGCTATTCACATAGAAATGCCTCTGGGCGTGGTCGTCCGGAAATCACCCGGCGTGACTCGCTGGGCCAAATGGACGTGGAAGGCTGTTGCGGTACTTCCAGGTGCAGGCCCTGCGGATTGGGCCGAGGTGCGCCGCGAGGGGGCGGTCGTGGACTATCACGCCGCCACCCTTCCTCTTGTTCTCTGGGCGGCCGAGGCCGAGGCCTATGTTGCCAATCTGGCTGACAGTCTGCCATCAATCTATTTGGTGCTGCGCGAGGAACGCGATGGTGACCCGCCGCTCGAGGCTGTCCTGGTGACCGCCTCGCCGTTCGAGGGTCAGGATTACGCCGACACCGGCGAGGACATCGTCGAGAAGATCCCCATGACACCGGGGCTGATCGCCTGGGTCCGGGATTTCACACAAGAGCATTTCCAACCTGAACACTTCGTCAAACGCCGCCGCGACAAGTCCCGCGTTGACTTGACCGAAGATGGCAAGGGCGACCCAAGGATCCGGCAGACATCAGATGTCTACAGGGCACCCAGGAGGGTCTTGCAATGA
- a CDS encoding DUF3306 domain-containing protein, with protein sequence MTQARDFWSKRKAAVQAEAEAEEAALALQQEDAELDTDERSDAEILTELNLPDPDTLKMGDDVSGFMAKAVPDRLRRRALRRLWRLNPVLANVDGLVDYGEDYTDAACVVENLQTAYQVGKGMLAHVEALAKADEDPEDQDHTAEDLDNDTAPSLPDTDEPTPLAALEEDAPASDAGDEVTPTGVGEEPALPLPSPTPRRMRFEFEG encoded by the coding sequence ATGACCCAAGCCCGCGATTTCTGGAGCAAGCGCAAAGCGGCCGTTCAGGCCGAAGCAGAGGCGGAAGAGGCCGCCCTGGCCCTGCAACAGGAAGACGCGGAACTGGATACGGACGAGCGCAGCGACGCCGAGATCCTGACCGAATTGAACCTACCCGACCCGGACACCCTGAAAATGGGCGACGATGTCTCGGGCTTCATGGCAAAGGCCGTGCCCGACCGCCTTCGCCGCCGCGCGTTGCGCAGGCTGTGGCGGCTCAACCCGGTGCTGGCCAATGTCGACGGGCTGGTGGACTATGGCGAGGATTACACCGACGCGGCCTGCGTGGTCGAAAATCTGCAGACCGCCTATCAGGTTGGCAAGGGCATGCTGGCCCATGTCGAGGCACTGGCCAAAGCAGACGAAGACCCCGAAGACCAAGACCACACCGCCGAAGACCTCGACAACGACACCGCCCCCAGCCTCCCCGACACAGACGAGCCCACCCCCCTGGCTGCGCTGGAGGAGGATGCGCCAGCATCCGACGCGGGCGATGAGGTGACCCCGACAGGGGTCGGCGAAGAGCCCGCCCTCCCTCTGCCCTCCCCAACACCGCGCCGCATGCGGTTCGAATTCGAAGGATAA
- a CDS encoding TorD/DmsD family molecular chaperone has translation MVTAQQPDITVTEEDRLRADFYNFLGLILAGPPDQMLLDQIAGLTGDDTDLGQAITALSRVARVTKPAAAEREFNALFIGLGRGELLPYASYYLTGFLNEKPLAQLRNDMAVRAITRAPNVYEPEDNIASLMEMMAGLIVGRFGTPASLEDQKAFYNTHIGPWAGHFYSDLEAAEHSVLYASVGAAGRVFMEIERDGFRMTAD, from the coding sequence ATGGTCACAGCCCAGCAGCCAGATATCACAGTCACCGAGGAAGACCGGCTGCGCGCCGATTTCTACAACTTCCTCGGGCTGATCCTGGCCGGCCCACCGGACCAGATGCTGCTGGACCAGATCGCAGGGCTGACCGGTGACGACACCGACCTGGGCCAGGCGATCACTGCGCTCTCCCGTGTGGCCCGCGTCACCAAACCCGCCGCCGCGGAACGCGAGTTCAATGCGCTTTTCATTGGTCTGGGGCGCGGTGAGCTGCTGCCTTATGCCAGCTATTATCTCACCGGATTTCTCAATGAGAAGCCTCTGGCGCAGCTCCGCAACGACATGGCCGTTCGCGCGATCACCCGCGCGCCCAACGTCTATGAGCCCGAAGACAACATCGCCTCGCTGATGGAGATGATGGCCGGGCTCATCGTCGGTCGCTTTGGCACACCAGCCTCGCTTGAGGATCAAAAAGCGTTTTACAACACACACATCGGCCCCTGGGCCGGACATTTCTATTCAGATCTCGAAGCCGCCGAACACTCGGTGCTCTATGCTTCGGTCGGCGCTGCCGGCCGGGTGTTCATGGAGATCGAGCGCGACGGCTTTCGGATGACGGCGGATTGA
- a CDS encoding ubiquinol-cytochrome c reductase iron-sulfur subunit N-terminal domain-containing protein, whose protein sequence is MSNPKEEGATRRDFLKLAGTAAPAAVAAATVSGKAEAAEPPVNETRIQDTAHTRAYLDSARF, encoded by the coding sequence ATGAGCAACCCCAAGGAAGAAGGCGCAACCCGCCGCGACTTCCTGAAACTGGCCGGTACCGCAGCCCCTGCTGCTGTTGCCGCAGCCACAGTAAGCGGCAAGGCCGAAGCAGCCGAGCCGCCGGTGAACGAAACACGCATCCAGGATACAGCGCACACCCGCGCCTATCTGGACAGCGCCCGTTTCTGA
- a CDS encoding formate dehydrogenase subunit alpha yields the protein MLRKKTNGVARRPQRTSILSQVGEKTVDRRAFLRGSGLAIGGLAAISATGGTVTQANAQTAAGTAVDTVKSVCTHCSVGCTVVAEVSSGVWIGQEPGWDSPFNLGAHCAKGASVREHAHGERRLKYPMKKEGGEWKRISWDEAINEIGDGMMKIRDESGPDSVYWLGSAKHNNEQAYLFRKFAAYWGTNNVDHQARICHSTTVAGVANTWGYGAMTNSYNDIHNSKAIFIIGGNPAEAHPVSLLHVLRAKEQNNAPLIVCDPRFTRTAAHADEYVRFRPGTDVALIWGILWHIFDNGWEDKEFIRTRVWGMDQIREEVRKWNPDEVERVTGTPGEQLRRVARTMANNRPGTVIWCMGGTQHTNGNNNTRAYCILQLALGNMGTSGGGTNIFRGHDNVQGATDLGVLSHTLPGYYGLSKGAWGHWARVWEEEPEWLASQFDSIKDKDGKDKSLQNERGIPVSRWIDGVLEDADNMDQPNKVRAMVLWGHAPNSQTRGPEMKTAMEQLDMLVVVDPYPTVSAVLHDRTDGVYLLPACTQFETRGSVTASNRSFQWRDKVVDPLFESLPDEVIMAKFANKFGWADRLFRNIEMDDPETPNVESITREFNRGLWTIGYTGQDPDRLKLHMANQHTFDRTTLRANGGPADGDYYGLPWPCWGTAEMGHPGTPNLYDMSKPVAEGGLTFRARFGVERDGDNLLAEGVYSAGSEIQDGYPEFTMQMLMDLGWDGDLTDDERAAIDAVAGPKTNWKTDLSGGIQRVAIAHGCAPFGNAKARAVVWTFPDPIPLHREPLYTPRRDLVADYPTYEDRQSYRLPTLYASIQKNDFSKDYPIILTSGRLVEYEGGGDETRSNPWLAELQQDMFVEINPRDANNLGIRDGSQVWVEGPEGGKVKVMAMLTERVGAGVAFMPFHFGGHFQGDDLRHKYPSGADPYVLGESSNTAQTYGYDSVTQMQETKTTLCKIWTA from the coding sequence ATGCTAAGGAAAAAGACCAACGGGGTTGCGAGACGCCCCCAGCGGACAAGTATCCTGTCCCAGGTTGGCGAAAAAACCGTCGACCGCCGCGCATTCCTGCGTGGTTCGGGCCTGGCGATCGGCGGTTTGGCCGCGATCAGTGCCACGGGTGGAACCGTGACACAGGCCAACGCCCAGACAGCGGCGGGCACCGCCGTTGATACAGTGAAATCCGTTTGCACCCATTGTTCCGTCGGCTGCACCGTGGTGGCCGAGGTCTCCAGCGGCGTCTGGATCGGGCAAGAGCCCGGTTGGGACAGCCCCTTCAACCTGGGCGCCCACTGCGCCAAGGGCGCGTCAGTGCGCGAGCACGCGCATGGCGAACGCCGTCTCAAGTACCCGATGAAAAAAGAGGGTGGTGAGTGGAAGCGCATCAGCTGGGATGAGGCGATCAACGAGATCGGCGACGGCATGATGAAGATCCGCGACGAGAGCGGACCTGACAGCGTTTATTGGCTGGGATCGGCCAAACACAACAACGAACAGGCCTATCTGTTCCGCAAGTTCGCCGCCTATTGGGGCACGAACAACGTGGATCACCAGGCCCGGATCTGTCACTCGACCACTGTTGCGGGTGTGGCGAATACATGGGGCTACGGCGCCATGACCAACAGCTACAACGACATCCACAACTCCAAAGCCATCTTCATCATCGGCGGCAACCCGGCCGAGGCGCACCCCGTCTCGTTGTTGCATGTTCTGCGCGCAAAAGAGCAGAACAACGCACCGCTTATCGTCTGCGACCCGCGGTTTACGCGCACTGCAGCCCACGCTGATGAATATGTCCGCTTCCGTCCGGGTACGGACGTTGCCCTGATCTGGGGCATCCTGTGGCACATCTTCGACAACGGCTGGGAGGACAAAGAGTTCATCCGCACCCGTGTCTGGGGCATGGATCAGATCCGCGAAGAAGTTCGCAAGTGGAACCCTGATGAAGTCGAACGCGTCACCGGCACCCCCGGTGAACAGCTGCGCCGTGTTGCGCGTACCATGGCCAACAACCGTCCCGGTACGGTGATCTGGTGCATGGGTGGCACGCAGCACACCAACGGCAACAACAACACGCGTGCCTACTGCATCCTGCAACTGGCCCTTGGCAACATGGGCACGAGCGGAGGCGGTACCAACATCTTCCGCGGCCACGACAACGTGCAAGGCGCAACCGATCTGGGCGTGCTGTCCCACACCCTGCCTGGCTATTATGGCCTGTCCAAGGGTGCGTGGGGTCACTGGGCTCGCGTTTGGGAAGAAGAGCCCGAATGGCTTGCCAGCCAATTCGATTCCATCAAGGACAAGGACGGCAAGGACAAGTCGCTCCAGAATGAGCGGGGTATCCCGGTCAGCCGCTGGATCGACGGGGTTCTTGAGGACGCCGACAACATGGACCAACCCAACAAGGTTCGCGCCATGGTGCTTTGGGGTCACGCGCCGAACTCGCAAACGCGCGGTCCTGAGATGAAGACGGCGATGGAACAGCTGGACATGCTGGTGGTGGTTGACCCCTACCCGACTGTCTCGGCCGTTCTGCATGATCGTACCGACGGGGTCTACCTGCTGCCAGCGTGCACGCAGTTCGAAACCCGAGGCTCGGTCACTGCGTCGAACCGCTCGTTCCAGTGGCGCGACAAGGTTGTCGATCCCCTGTTCGAGAGCTTGCCGGATGAGGTCATCATGGCCAAGTTCGCCAACAAGTTCGGCTGGGCAGATCGCCTGTTCCGCAACATCGAGATGGACGATCCGGAAACGCCAAACGTCGAAAGCATCACGCGAGAGTTCAACCGAGGTCTCTGGACCATCGGGTATACCGGGCAGGACCCGGACCGGCTCAAGCTGCATATGGCGAACCAGCACACCTTTGACCGCACCACGCTGCGCGCAAACGGTGGACCGGCAGATGGCGACTACTATGGCCTGCCATGGCCATGCTGGGGCACCGCCGAGATGGGTCATCCCGGTACGCCGAACCTGTATGACATGTCCAAACCGGTGGCCGAAGGTGGCCTGACATTCCGCGCCCGCTTTGGCGTGGAACGTGATGGCGACAACCTGCTGGCCGAAGGGGTCTATTCTGCGGGCTCGGAAATTCAGGATGGCTATCCTGAGTTCACGATGCAGATGCTGATGGATCTTGGCTGGGATGGTGATCTGACCGACGACGAACGCGCCGCAATCGACGCGGTTGCCGGTCCCAAGACCAACTGGAAGACCGACCTGTCGGGCGGCATCCAGCGGGTTGCGATCGCGCATGGCTGTGCCCCCTTTGGCAACGCCAAGGCCCGTGCCGTGGTCTGGACCTTCCCGGATCCGATCCCACTGCACCGCGAGCCGCTCTATACGCCGCGGCGCGATCTGGTGGCCGACTATCCCACCTACGAGGACCGTCAGAGCTATCGCCTGCCGACCCTCTATGCGTCGATCCAAAAGAACGACTTTTCAAAGGATTACCCGATAATCCTCACGTCAGGTCGTCTGGTGGAATACGAAGGTGGCGGTGACGAGACCCGGTCGAACCCCTGGCTTGCTGAGCTTCAGCAGGACATGTTCGTCGAGATCAATCCGCGCGATGCCAACAACCTTGGCATTCGCGATGGTTCTCAGGTCTGGGTCGAAGGCCCCGAGGGCGGCAAAGTCAAAGTCATGGCGATGCTGACCGAAAGGGTCGGAGCCGGAGTGGCCTTTATGCCATTCCATTTCGGTGGCCATTTCCAAGGGGACGACCTGAGGCACAAATACCCCTCAGGCGCGGATCCTTATGTGCTGGGCGAAAGCTCGAACACGGCACAGACCTATGGCTATGATTCAGTGACCCAGATGCAAGAGACCAAGACCACTCTCTGCAAAATCTGGACAGCGTAA
- the fdh3B gene encoding formate dehydrogenase FDH3 subunit beta, translated as MARAKFLCDSERCIECNACVTACKNEHEVPWGINRRRVVTINDGKPGERSISVACMHCSDAPCMAVCPVDCFYQNEEGVVLHSKDLCIGCGYCFYACPFGAPQYPQAGNFGSRGKMDKCTFCAGGPEENHSTAEFAKYGRNRIAEGKLPLCAEMCATKALLAGDGDVVSAIYRERVVARGFGTGAWGWGTAYEQKGG; from the coding sequence ATGGCAAGAGCAAAGTTTCTTTGTGACTCTGAACGCTGCATCGAATGCAATGCCTGTGTAACGGCCTGTAAGAACGAACATGAAGTGCCCTGGGGCATCAACCGCCGCCGAGTGGTGACCATCAATGATGGCAAACCTGGTGAACGGTCGATTTCCGTGGCCTGCATGCATTGTTCTGACGCGCCCTGCATGGCGGTGTGTCCGGTGGATTGTTTCTACCAGAACGAGGAAGGCGTGGTTCTGCACTCCAAGGACCTGTGCATCGGCTGTGGCTATTGCTTCTACGCGTGCCCCTTTGGCGCGCCGCAATACCCGCAAGCGGGCAACTTCGGCTCACGCGGCAAGATGGACAAATGTACCTTCTGCGCCGGTGGCCCTGAAGAAAACCACTCCACCGCCGAGTTCGCCAAATATGGCCGCAACCGGATCGCCGAGGGCAAACTGCCCCTTTGCGCCGAGATGTGTGCCACCAAGGCCCTGCTCGCTGGCGACGGCGACGTGGTGTCGGCCATCTACCGCGAACGCGTTGTGGCGCGCGGCTTTGGCACCGGCGCCTGGGGCTGGGGAACCGCCTATGAACAGAAAGGCGGCTGA
- a CDS encoding formate dehydrogenase subunit gamma → MFRFIAALILACFVTALPVAAQEAAPEAPRAETGGATTLEDIMARQRGEKVDDEYRSSNTGAGNTEALIGQLGTRGVASDSDLYRALRYGSADITVSSRGPASDVIIQDGGMWWLTFRTGPLRTYGTYILGGMLGVLVLFFILRGKIRIEGERTGRRILRFNGFERFGHWLFGGSFLILGATGLITLYGRDFLIPLIGRDGFAMIAQGCKWLHNNIAWAFMLGLVIITVNWVAHNIPNRHDLKWLAAGGGLFTKGSHPPARKFNAGQKIIFWACVVLGISISLSGLSLLFPFEMPMFAKTFVLANATGLPELMGLNLPEQMSPHEEMQYAQVWHVMVAYGFLAIIFAHIYLGSVGMEGAFDAMSTGEVEEQWAREHHPNWLEEVKDAEPKGGAASPAE, encoded by the coding sequence ATGTTCCGTTTCATTGCCGCCCTTATCCTTGCCTGTTTCGTGACGGCCCTGCCCGTTGCTGCGCAAGAGGCCGCCCCAGAGGCGCCTCGCGCGGAGACTGGCGGCGCCACAACGCTCGAAGACATCATGGCGCGACAGCGCGGCGAAAAGGTCGATGACGAGTATCGATCCTCTAACACCGGCGCGGGCAACACCGAGGCGTTGATCGGGCAGCTTGGCACGCGCGGCGTGGCCTCGGACAGCGACCTGTATCGCGCGCTGCGCTATGGCTCGGCCGATATCACCGTGTCCTCTCGTGGCCCGGCCTCGGATGTGATCATCCAGGACGGCGGCATGTGGTGGCTGACCTTCCGTACCGGCCCCCTGCGCACCTATGGCACCTACATTCTGGGTGGCATGCTGGGTGTGCTGGTCCTGTTCTTCATCCTGCGCGGCAAGATCCGTATCGAGGGCGAACGCACCGGCCGCCGCATCCTGCGCTTCAACGGCTTCGAGCGTTTTGGCCATTGGCTGTTTGGCGGCTCCTTCCTGATCCTTGGCGCCACCGGGCTGATCACGCTCTATGGCCGCGACTTCCTGATCCCGCTCATTGGCCGCGACGGCTTTGCCATGATCGCGCAGGGGTGCAAATGGCTGCACAACAACATCGCCTGGGCCTTTATGCTGGGGCTGGTGATCATCACCGTGAACTGGGTCGCCCACAACATCCCCAACCGACACGATCTGAAATGGCTGGCCGCTGGCGGTGGCCTGTTTACCAAAGGCTCACACCCTCCTGCCCGCAAATTCAACGCCGGGCAAAAGATCATCTTCTGGGCCTGCGTGGTTCTGGGGATCTCGATCAGCCTGTCGGGCCTGTCGCTGCTCTTTCCCTTTGAGATGCCGATGTTTGCCAAGACCTTTGTGCTTGCGAATGCCACCGGCCTCCCTGAGCTCATGGGCCTGAACCTGCCAGAGCAGATGTCACCCCACGAAGAGATGCAATATGCTCAAGTTTGGCACGTCATGGTCGCCTATGGCTTCCTCGCGATCATCTTTGCCCACATCTATTTGGGCTCGGTCGGCATGGAAGGCGCATTCGACGCCATGAGCACCGGCGAAGTCGAAGAACAATGGGCGCGCGAGCATCACCCCAATTGGCTGGAAGAGGTCAAAGACGCCGAACCCAAAGGCGGCGCGGCCTCCCCCGCCGAATAA
- a CDS encoding c-type cytochrome: MRALLAALLLLPPAMAAADFFTLKGHGGPIMGIASAPDGRIATASFDNTVGLWTDGAPQWLEGHEAAVNVVLFNGTGVYSAGDDFTLRHWPGGEILGRHKGKIVDLAASKTHVASASWDGTIGIWPLDGSPPQMLPLGSGGINAVTFSPDGTQLYSAGTDGTLRLWDVATGEERQQLLRHGFGLNELLINADDGWLAYGAVDGGTRILDLQSGEALHDFTLDRRPILALALSPDRHHLAVGDGEGYIMVIDTQSWRITRDFRATLRGPIWALAFSADGQNIHAGGIDDAMYSWPLASLSEHEQMAQDARSFLKDPDEMDNGERQFARKCSICHALTPDGKRRAGPTLHGVFGRPAGTVPGYLYSQTLTGSDIIWSDDTINQLFDLGPDHYIPGSKMPMQRITGAQDRADLIAYLRRATAPEDTK, translated from the coding sequence ATGCGCGCGCTGCTGGCCGCGCTTTTGTTGCTGCCGCCTGCCATGGCGGCGGCGGATTTCTTTACCCTCAAGGGTCACGGCGGCCCGATCATGGGCATCGCCAGCGCCCCTGACGGACGCATCGCCACGGCCAGTTTCGACAACACCGTGGGGCTTTGGACCGATGGCGCCCCCCAATGGCTTGAAGGCCACGAGGCGGCCGTAAACGTCGTGTTGTTCAACGGCACCGGGGTCTATTCCGCGGGTGATGACTTCACCCTGCGGCACTGGCCCGGTGGAGAAATCCTGGGCCGCCACAAAGGCAAGATCGTTGATCTGGCCGCCAGCAAAACCCATGTCGCAAGCGCCAGCTGGGACGGCACCATTGGGATCTGGCCGCTGGATGGCAGCCCGCCGCAGATGTTGCCCCTAGGCAGTGGTGGCATCAATGCCGTCACCTTTTCCCCGGATGGAACGCAGCTCTATTCCGCTGGAACCGACGGCACCCTGCGCCTGTGGGATGTGGCAACGGGCGAAGAACGCCAACAACTGTTGCGTCATGGTTTTGGCCTGAACGAGCTGCTGATCAACGCGGATGACGGCTGGCTGGCCTATGGTGCTGTCGATGGCGGCACTCGTATTCTGGACTTGCAAAGTGGTGAGGCGCTGCACGATTTCACCCTGGACCGTCGGCCTATTCTGGCGCTCGCACTCAGCCCAGATCGACATCACCTCGCAGTCGGGGATGGAGAGGGCTACATCATGGTGATCGACACACAAAGCTGGCGCATCACGCGCGATTTTCGCGCCACCCTGCGCGGTCCCATCTGGGCGCTGGCGTTTTCGGCGGACGGTCAAAACATTCATGCAGGCGGCATTGATGATGCCATGTACAGCTGGCCGCTGGCCTCGCTCAGCGAACATGAACAGATGGCCCAAGACGCGCGCAGCTTTCTGAAAGACCCTGATGAGATGGACAATGGCGAGCGGCAGTTTGCCCGCAAATGTTCGATCTGCCACGCGTTGACGCCAGATGGTAAGCGGCGCGCCGGCCCCACGCTCCACGGAGTTTTTGGCAGGCCAGCGGGCACCGTACCGGGATATCTTTATTCCCAGACATTGACGGGATCGGACATAATCTGGTCAGATGACACGATAAATCAGCTTTTCGATCTGGGCCCGGACCATTACATTCCCGGATCAAAGATGCCGATGCAACGGATCACCGGGGCGCAGGATCGTGCGGATCTGATCGCCTATTTGCGTCGGGCCACAGCACCGGAGGACACGAAATGA
- a CDS encoding helix-turn-helix transcriptional regulator, which produces MSDYLTTRELAELLRLGERKVYDLASSGEIPCVRATGKLLFPRAEIAAWLAASRTGPQVAEPPLPAIVAGSHDPLLDWAIRESGSGLATFYDGSFDGLERLAERSAQAAALHIHEEEGFNTGSLRDRLGEAPVVLIEVARRQRGLLLAPGVADIDGFGDLAGRRVVLRQSTAASQHLFLSELAAHDLSPEDLQTPAPCARTEEDMAIALQSGKGEVGFGLGAMARLYRLGFIPTHSERVDLAIWRRAAFDAPMQALLSFLRSDRFSARAGEMGGYDLTHAGQVRHNGASG; this is translated from the coding sequence ATGTCCGATTACCTGACCACCCGCGAATTGGCCGAACTGTTGCGCCTGGGCGAACGCAAGGTCTATGACCTGGCGTCCTCGGGCGAGATCCCTTGCGTGCGCGCCACCGGTAAGCTGCTGTTTCCCCGCGCCGAGATCGCCGCCTGGCTGGCCGCCTCGCGCACAGGGCCACAGGTGGCCGAACCGCCTCTGCCCGCGATCGTTGCTGGCAGTCACGACCCGTTGCTGGACTGGGCAATCCGCGAAAGTGGCTCGGGGCTCGCGACCTTTTATGACGGTTCGTTTGACGGGTTAGAGCGGCTGGCGGAACGATCTGCCCAGGCCGCAGCACTGCATATCCACGAAGAAGAGGGGTTCAACACTGGTTCCCTGCGTGACCGCCTGGGCGAAGCGCCAGTGGTTTTGATCGAAGTGGCCCGCCGCCAACGCGGGTTACTATTGGCCCCAGGCGTCGCGGATATCGACGGTTTTGGCGATTTGGCAGGACGCCGCGTTGTCCTGCGCCAATCCACGGCGGCGAGCCAACATCTGTTCCTGTCCGAGCTGGCTGCACATGATCTGTCCCCGGAAGATCTGCAAACTCCTGCCCCCTGCGCCCGCACCGAAGAGGACATGGCCATTGCTCTGCAGAGCGGTAAGGGAGAGGTCGGGTTCGGACTGGGCGCAATGGCGCGGCTCTACCGGCTGGGTTTCATCCCCACCCACAGCGAGCGCGTCGATCTGGCCATTTGGCGCCGGGCCGCCTTTGATGCGCCGATGCAGGCGCTCTTGTCGTTCCTGCGCTCGGACCGTTTCTCCGCCCGCGCAGGTGAGATGGGCGGATACGACCTGACCCACGCGGGCCAGGTCCGTCACAACGGTGCCAGCGGCTAA
- a CDS encoding substrate-binding domain-containing protein, with amino-acid sequence MIKHWVRAGIAALVVVTGPVQAADPFIVVQSTTSTQNSGLFDAILPWFEAETGIDVRVVAVGTGQAIRNARNGDGDVLLVHAKPAEEAFVTQGWGVSRQDVMYNDFVIVGPKDDPAGIRGGSSATAALKAIAEAKAIFASRGDDSGTHKAELRQWAATGVDVAQASGSWYRETGSGMGATLNVAAGMAAYTLTDRATWLAFGNAHGLEILVEGDPRLFNQYGVILVNPDKHPNVRAETGQRFIDWLVGPDGQAAIANYKLDGEQLFFPNAR; translated from the coding sequence ATGATAAAACATTGGGTGCGCGCAGGCATCGCAGCGCTTGTTGTGGTGACGGGGCCTGTGCAGGCGGCAGACCCCTTTATCGTGGTGCAATCGACCACTTCAACGCAGAATTCGGGTCTTTTTGACGCGATCCTGCCGTGGTTTGAGGCCGAAACGGGGATTGATGTGCGGGTTGTGGCCGTGGGCACAGGGCAAGCGATCCGCAATGCACGCAACGGCGACGGGGATGTGCTGCTGGTGCATGCGAAACCCGCCGAAGAGGCCTTTGTCACACAGGGGTGGGGCGTGTCGCGCCAGGACGTGATGTATAATGACTTTGTCATCGTTGGCCCCAAGGATGACCCGGCGGGCATTCGCGGCGGTTCTAGCGCAACTGCCGCGTTGAAGGCGATTGCCGAGGCCAAAGCCATCTTCGCATCGCGTGGGGATGACAGCGGCACGCATAAAGCCGAATTACGCCAGTGGGCGGCGACCGGAGTGGATGTCGCACAAGCGTCGGGCAGCTGGTATCGCGAGACGGGGTCTGGCATGGGGGCGACGCTGAATGTTGCCGCGGGTATGGCGGCGTATACGTTGACCGACCGGGCGACATGGTTGGCGTTTGGAAATGCTCATGGGTTAGAGATTTTGGTTGAGGGCGATCCGAGGCTTTTCAACCAATATGGCGTAATCCTCGTAAATCCTGATAAGCATCCCAATGTTCGTGCCGAGACTGGGCAACGGTTTATTGATTGGTTGGTTGGGCCGGATGGGCAGGCGGCGATTGCCAACTACAAGCTTGACGGTGAGCAGCTGTTTTTTCCAAACGCACGGTAG
- a CDS encoding ATP-binding cassette domain-containing protein, with translation MRDYAPLAEHPTLSVQDLRIAREGKMLLDVGQLTLDGPGPTIILGPNGAGKSLLLRCLHGLIAPDRGTVCQGGEFMSEQLRSSQAMVFQRPVLLRRSVAGNLDFVLRRRGLAWGVRKAACQALLVQGGLADKARQSARSLSGGEAQRLAILRALACEPTVLFLDEPTSALDPEATQEIEQMVLRASRQGVRVVMVTHDIGQARRLARDVVVMHGGRVVEQGPAAQVFAEPQSMMTRRFLSGGLMV, from the coding sequence ATGCGTGACTATGCGCCCCTAGCGGAACATCCAACCCTGAGCGTCCAGGACCTGCGCATCGCGCGAGAGGGCAAGATGCTGCTGGATGTGGGCCAACTGACGCTGGATGGTCCGGGGCCGACGATCATTCTGGGTCCCAACGGGGCAGGCAAGAGCTTGCTTCTGCGGTGTCTGCATGGGCTGATTGCCCCGGACCGGGGCACTGTGTGTCAAGGCGGCGAGTTCATGTCCGAACAGCTCCGCTCAAGTCAGGCCATGGTGTTTCAACGGCCCGTTCTCTTGCGTCGCTCGGTGGCAGGAAATCTGGATTTTGTGCTGCGGCGGCGGGGGCTGGCCTGGGGTGTACGCAAAGCAGCGTGTCAGGCATTGCTCGTGCAGGGCGGGTTGGCAGACAAGGCGCGGCAATCGGCCCGGTCGTTGTCCGGGGGCGAGGCGCAGCGGCTTGCGATCCTGCGGGCGCTGGCTTGTGAGCCGACTGTTCTGTTCCTGGACGAACCTACCAGCGCGTTGGACCCTGAGGCCACTCAAGAGATCGAGCAAATGGTATTGCGCGCCTCCCGTCAGGGTGTGCGGGTTGTCATGGTAACCCACGATATCGGCCAGGCACGGCGTCTGGCGCGGGATGTTGTGGTGATGCATGGCGGCCGTGTGGTGGAGCAGGGGCCGGCAGCGCAGGTTTTTGCCGAACCGCAGAGCATGATGACCCGGCGGTTCCTGTCGGGCGGGCTGATGGTGTGA